In Leptospira langatensis, a genomic segment contains:
- the leuA2 gene encoding 2-isopropylmalate synthase LeuA2: MVVPGQGLRTPPRSPFFMDVTLRDGNQALRKPWNLQEKEIIFKQLLKLGVQGIEVGFASASHQDFEACSHLASLAPENVAISSLSRAVEKEIDLSWEAIRKAPRPRIHIVYPISDFTIRNVLGLTEKQVKENIIRSVSYARKLAGNFGEVQFSGEHFGDSLENMEFTIEAFQAALDAGADVVNLPNTVERYRPYLFVAMVRKVAESLPQGTNISVHTHNDLGMATATTVESFFAGAVQLETALNGLGERAGNTNTYEVAIALHNCGVKVDLNLQAIYETSRIVSRMSQVPIHEKAPLIGEDVVAHRSGIHQDGVSKTKDMKKGAYRAFDADLIGRPEGDRIAFTSQSGKSAVYEILTQSGISISKEEASKLQPILKALSEQSGGGELAIEEIQDELEKMRLLPNPE; encoded by the coding sequence ATGGTCGTGCCCGGCCAAGGCTTGCGAACTCCACCTAGGTCTCCCTTCTTCATGGATGTGACTCTGAGAGATGGGAACCAAGCACTTCGTAAGCCTTGGAACCTGCAAGAAAAGGAGATCATCTTCAAGCAGCTATTGAAACTGGGAGTACAAGGGATCGAAGTAGGTTTCGCTTCTGCGAGCCATCAGGATTTCGAGGCTTGCTCGCATCTGGCTTCTTTAGCTCCGGAGAATGTGGCGATCTCCAGTCTTTCCAGAGCAGTGGAGAAGGAAATAGATCTTTCTTGGGAGGCGATCCGAAAGGCACCTCGTCCGCGCATCCATATAGTCTATCCGATCAGCGATTTCACGATCCGAAACGTTCTAGGGCTGACCGAAAAACAAGTTAAAGAAAATATAATACGATCTGTTTCTTATGCACGCAAACTTGCGGGAAATTTCGGAGAAGTTCAATTCTCCGGAGAACATTTCGGGGATTCCTTAGAGAATATGGAATTTACCATTGAGGCATTCCAAGCCGCCTTGGATGCGGGAGCGGATGTAGTCAATCTTCCCAACACAGTCGAAAGATATCGGCCGTACTTGTTCGTAGCCATGGTGAGAAAGGTTGCGGAGTCCCTTCCCCAAGGAACCAATATCTCCGTCCATACCCATAACGATCTGGGCATGGCTACTGCTACCACTGTGGAGAGCTTCTTTGCGGGAGCAGTCCAATTGGAAACCGCGTTGAACGGCTTGGGAGAAAGAGCAGGCAACACGAATACATACGAAGTAGCGATTGCTCTTCATAATTGCGGAGTGAAAGTGGATCTGAACTTACAGGCGATCTATGAGACTTCTCGCATTGTCTCTCGCATGTCCCAGGTACCGATCCATGAAAAGGCGCCCTTGATCGGAGAAGACGTGGTGGCACACAGAAGTGGGATCCACCAAGACGGAGTTTCTAAGACAAAGGACATGAAGAAGGGAGCATACCGCGCCTTCGACGCGGATCTGATCGGTCGTCCGGAAGGAGATAGGATCGCATTCACCAGCCAATCCGGAAAATCGGCAGTCTATGAAATCCTGACCCAATCCGGCATCTCCATTTCGAAAGAAGAAGCCTCGAAGCTACAGCCTATCCTGAAAGCATTATCGGAACAATCGGGAGGAGGAGAATTGGCGATCGAAGAGATCCAAGATGAACTGGAGAAGATGAGACTATTGCCGAATCCGGAATAA
- a CDS encoding tetratricopeptide repeat protein translates to MDPRLQTALNHLKQGNSELAKSVLEAWTEQEPENPNAFFHYGMCLSQLGELAHAEMRLQECIRLEPAHVQAWVGLGVLFARKKDKPKAEFHLSKALELDDTDVFAKKNLAAVYTGASKFDQALALLKDLPDSELTDPPTLYALAICYVRTDRFEKAREIFQKLEAVGVPDQVKKEYVQLKQLLEERQFERGGIWSFLQKEEEED, encoded by the coding sequence ATGGACCCAAGACTCCAAACCGCGTTGAACCACTTAAAGCAGGGAAACTCTGAGCTAGCGAAATCGGTTCTTGAGGCTTGGACGGAACAGGAACCAGAAAACCCAAATGCATTCTTTCATTACGGAATGTGCCTCTCTCAGTTAGGAGAATTGGCCCATGCAGAAATGAGATTGCAAGAATGCATTCGCTTGGAACCGGCTCATGTGCAGGCTTGGGTAGGACTGGGAGTCTTATTTGCCAGAAAGAAGGACAAGCCCAAGGCAGAATTCCATTTATCCAAGGCCTTGGAACTGGACGATACGGACGTATTTGCAAAGAAGAACCTGGCCGCTGTCTATACAGGCGCCTCCAAATTCGATCAGGCGTTGGCATTACTCAAGGATCTTCCGGATTCGGAACTTACGGATCCTCCTACATTATATGCATTAGCAATTTGTTATGTTCGAACCGATCGGTTTGAAAAGGCCAGGGAGATCTTCCAAAAATTGGAAGCTGTGGGAGTCCCTGACCAAGTCAAAAAAGAATACGTCCAACTCAAACAGCTCTTGGAAGAGAGACAGTTCGAGAGAGGAGGCATTTGGAGCTTCTTACAAAAAGAAGAAGAGGAAGACTAG
- a CDS encoding phage holin family protein yields MFQFIFSILLQSLVVIFVFPLIDSDFSVSGKLWDAIVIVLFFGFLNFLLRWFLVLVTLGVGYLVYLLTLGVAGLVVNAIVLLWISTLFPGKIFVPGFWAAFWGGAILSLANYVAKKETKEDHHRDSRSDRRGGR; encoded by the coding sequence ATGTTCCAATTCATATTTTCCATCTTACTTCAATCCTTGGTGGTGATCTTCGTATTCCCGCTTATCGATTCCGATTTTAGCGTGAGCGGAAAACTCTGGGATGCGATCGTTATCGTTCTATTCTTCGGGTTCTTGAACTTTCTACTCCGTTGGTTTTTGGTGCTCGTCACCTTGGGAGTGGGCTACCTAGTCTATTTACTTACCTTGGGAGTGGCAGGACTCGTAGTAAACGCGATCGTCTTACTATGGATCAGTACACTGTTCCCTGGAAAGATCTTCGTGCCCGGTTTCTGGGCTGCCTTCTGGGGAGGGGCCATTCTTTCTTTGGCGAATTACGTAGCGAAGAAGGAAACGAAGGAAGATCATCATAGGGATTCTCGCTCCGACAGAAGGGGCGGAAGATAA
- a CDS encoding DsbA family protein, with protein MDLEIKRPEGKHSIVYVADPICTWCYGFAPIFQKIREKYSDKIDFTLVLGGLRYGQEVEAFTEEVTDKLKYLWKEVERISKRSFHYEILKDRSILYDSEPGSRAVITAQRLDPKISFAYLDRLSESFHAQGKNPNDFQNYLDIAEEFSLSPQEFQEVYQREETLLETRNDFNYGYILGVTGFPCLVFSDGIDRGILTKGFLPFSEVDEILSDYFRSIGTF; from the coding sequence GTGGATCTCGAAATCAAACGTCCAGAAGGCAAACATTCCATAGTCTATGTCGCGGATCCGATCTGCACCTGGTGTTACGGATTTGCCCCTATCTTCCAAAAGATCCGTGAAAAATACTCCGACAAGATCGATTTTACTCTCGTTTTAGGCGGACTCCGTTATGGCCAAGAAGTAGAAGCATTTACGGAAGAGGTCACTGATAAACTCAAATATCTATGGAAAGAAGTAGAGAGAATATCGAAACGCAGCTTCCATTATGAGATCCTAAAGGATAGATCCATCTTATATGATTCGGAACCTGGATCCAGAGCAGTCATTACCGCCCAAAGATTGGACCCAAAGATATCCTTTGCTTATTTAGATCGATTGTCGGAGAGCTTTCACGCACAAGGAAAGAATCCGAACGATTTTCAGAACTATTTGGATATCGCGGAGGAGTTCTCTCTTTCTCCCCAAGAATTCCAGGAAGTCTATCAGAGAGAAGAGACCCTTTTGGAAACAAGGAACGATTTCAATTACGGGTATATCTTGGGAGTTACCGGATTTCCTTGCTTGGTCTTTTCGGATGGGATCGATAGAGGGATCTTAACCAAAGGATTTCTTCCTTTTTCGGAAGTGGATGAGATCTTATCCGACTATTTCAGATCGATCGGAACGTTTTGA
- a CDS encoding LIC10816 family protein, with product MDTVTIFALALLAVPVFARFARVSKDAMNRYHLIGLGGLFLILGEATKITAVKVTPIASVLPMIDIATAILAYAGVLFGVVWLSLYYVKHPNEI from the coding sequence ATGGATACAGTGACCATCTTCGCATTAGCGCTTTTGGCTGTTCCTGTGTTTGCCCGGTTTGCCCGAGTATCAAAGGATGCGATGAACCGTTATCACCTGATCGGACTAGGAGGTCTCTTCCTAATTCTTGGTGAAGCTACGAAGATCACTGCGGTTAAGGTAACACCTATCGCTTCTGTTCTTCCGATGATCGACATCGCAACTGCGATCCTAGCTTACGCGGGGGTACTTTTCGGGGTAGTATGGCTATCGCTCTACTACGTCAAACACCCGAACGAAATCTAA
- a CDS encoding DUF2079 domain-containing protein, translated as MGIRREILILSLVSIFATGTLSALQYLNLSFEWHDAGTMIHIPGISPSVHFLPSYEHSTNFLAEHFSPVFLLLFPYFQIFPYLEAWLIMQVFVIAFGICIFYLYCNEITSDSRVSLLASLALLLNPYLIHSHLYPHFEILYVFFLPLFLLLAVRNELGLSILALIGILIVKEDGWIYSICASVILLRKVRLKTVIIYISVSLLYFLLFIKLGSALLFPVRVDSFAMRWGKSETEYLKDLLFHPILYLKLLWSGQGKYLLLSVLGIPLLAGWRSIPGWIISILWMSSISLDRAFLSFYYGLPPLLILYASVPFAFVHIKDLSERLSRLKIPNSTINMTIATALLFVSVSLCIKPGTYISRGPNIAELSQELRTYQTDKLSTLAKLHSIRKECFSSMFVSFKIAPYLFCGNEIRIPYKDWEKVRKGEFQPELVVLATEDKEPLLQGSSKKEMIGFFDSNAKYARRENGQGLAVWIKK; from the coding sequence ATGGGAATCAGAAGAGAGATCCTAATCCTATCCTTAGTAAGCATCTTCGCAACCGGAACCTTATCCGCATTACAATATCTTAATTTATCTTTCGAATGGCACGATGCCGGGACTATGATCCATATACCCGGCATTTCCCCTTCGGTCCATTTTTTACCTTCTTATGAGCATAGTACCAATTTCTTAGCGGAACATTTTTCTCCTGTATTTTTACTCTTGTTCCCCTACTTCCAGATATTTCCCTATTTAGAAGCATGGCTGATCATGCAGGTCTTTGTGATCGCATTCGGGATCTGTATTTTCTATCTTTATTGCAACGAGATCACATCCGACTCACGAGTCTCACTGCTTGCAAGTTTGGCGTTACTTCTCAACCCGTACTTGATCCATTCCCATTTATATCCTCATTTTGAGATCCTATATGTATTCTTTTTGCCTTTATTCCTACTATTAGCTGTCCGAAATGAGCTTGGATTATCCATACTAGCACTCATTGGGATCCTGATCGTAAAAGAAGACGGGTGGATCTACTCGATTTGCGCCTCAGTGATCTTACTTCGCAAAGTTCGGCTCAAAACAGTGATCATTTATATCTCTGTTTCTTTACTCTATTTCCTGTTGTTCATCAAACTCGGCTCAGCTCTTCTTTTTCCAGTCAGAGTAGATTCCTTCGCGATGCGCTGGGGCAAAAGCGAAACCGAATATCTGAAAGATTTGCTTTTTCATCCGATACTCTACTTGAAGTTGCTATGGTCGGGACAAGGGAAATATTTGTTATTGAGTGTTCTCGGAATTCCTTTGCTGGCAGGCTGGAGGTCTATTCCCGGTTGGATCATTTCCATATTGTGGATGAGTTCAATCAGTTTAGACAGGGCTTTCTTATCATTTTATTATGGCTTACCTCCATTACTTATCCTTTATGCGAGTGTGCCATTTGCTTTCGTTCATATAAAAGATCTCTCCGAAAGACTCAGTCGGTTAAAAATCCCGAATAGTACGATAAATATGACGATCGCAACCGCTTTGCTATTCGTGTCAGTAAGCCTTTGCATAAAACCGGGAACTTATATTTCGCGGGGCCCGAATATAGCCGAATTGTCTCAGGAACTAAGAACTTATCAAACGGACAAGTTAAGCACTCTCGCCAAGTTACACTCGATAAGAAAAGAATGCTTTAGCAGTATGTTCGTTTCTTTTAAGATCGCTCCCTACTTGTTTTGTGGGAATGAGATCAGGATCCCGTATAAGGATTGGGAAAAAGTCCGAAAGGGAGAATTTCAACCCGAACTAGTAGTACTGGCTACGGAAGACAAAGAGCCCTTATTACAAGGGAGTTCTAAGAAAGAAATGATTGGATTTTTCGATTCTAATGCAAAGTATGCGAGAAGAGAAAACGGGCAAGGTCTCGCAGTTTGGATAAAAAAGTAA
- the epsC gene encoding serine O-acetyltransferase EpsC encodes MIREVQAILKNDPAARGLEFLLYPGLHAIFLHKYIAYPLYKIHLKFLARFVSQFSRFLTGIEIHPGAKIGSGLFIDHGMGIVIGGTAVIGDDCILFHGVTLGGTGNHQGKRHPTIGNNVLIGARATVLGPVTVGNNVKIGAEAVVIDHDIPDDCTVVGAPGKIVRLKGKKVRKPLKKIKI; translated from the coding sequence ATGATCAGAGAAGTACAAGCGATCCTCAAAAACGATCCTGCAGCCAGGGGATTGGAGTTCCTATTGTATCCGGGACTGCATGCCATCTTCTTACATAAGTATATTGCATATCCTTTATATAAGATCCACTTAAAGTTCCTGGCTCGATTTGTTTCCCAATTCTCCCGTTTTCTTACCGGGATAGAGATCCATCCCGGGGCCAAGATAGGAAGCGGCCTTTTTATAGATCATGGAATGGGCATAGTGATCGGCGGGACTGCGGTTATAGGCGATGATTGCATTCTATTTCACGGAGTGACTTTAGGAGGGACTGGCAACCACCAAGGAAAACGTCATCCTACCATAGGGAACAATGTTCTGATCGGTGCCAGGGCCACAGTCCTGGGTCCGGTCACCGTGGGGAATAATGTAAAGATCGGGGCCGAAGCTGTAGTGATCGACCATGATATTCCGGACGATTGCACAGTAGTAGGTGCTCCGGGCAAGATCGTAAGGCTAAAGGGAAAGAAAGTCCGAAAGCCTTTAAAGAAGATCAAGATTTAA
- a CDS encoding M14 family metallopeptidase, with protein sequence MDQTGGPEIFQRVDVLSYYLETYEACRKAFVSYKKQLKARFRHFQFETLDIPKGGGEVDTYFLGQKKEPAKRIVVMSSGIHGIEGYAGSAFQRRWIEEFLLDEKSAFKLPKNVDFLLIHGINAHGFKNQLRVNESNVDLNRNFALKREKLHKRFKNKKYRKIQTFLNPGTPFTNYIFEYALFVIRFFGVVARFGAKYVLDAAVNGQYEFPKGIYYGGRKPEPVVRRLRKFFKKVLKPYDQVLVLDFHTGYGEKNGLSLMQNAPPGSKEDKNLRKVFGDFGLLLNEGEEDFYRTSGDFTDFFGKIFGKDKDLFPITVELGTNGNIDMSGALKSSFLMISENRIRFQGSRSESSTNRVKEEFREMFYPSREDWRLAAMDHVFGILPETITRFSKI encoded by the coding sequence TTGGACCAAACTGGCGGGCCAGAAATCTTTCAGAGAGTGGACGTTCTTTCATACTATCTGGAGACCTACGAGGCTTGTAGAAAGGCCTTCGTATCCTATAAAAAGCAACTCAAGGCCAGATTTCGGCATTTTCAATTTGAGACCTTGGACATCCCAAAAGGCGGGGGAGAGGTCGATACCTATTTTCTGGGGCAAAAGAAGGAACCTGCAAAACGGATCGTAGTAATGAGTTCCGGCATTCATGGAATTGAGGGTTATGCCGGATCTGCCTTCCAGAGGAGATGGATAGAGGAATTCCTTTTGGATGAAAAGAGTGCATTTAAGCTACCTAAGAATGTGGATTTTCTTTTGATCCATGGGATCAACGCTCACGGTTTCAAGAACCAGCTTAGGGTAAACGAAAGCAATGTGGATCTAAATCGCAACTTCGCCTTGAAAAGAGAAAAGTTGCATAAGAGATTTAAGAATAAGAAGTATCGAAAGATCCAAACCTTCCTGAATCCGGGGACTCCATTTACGAATTATATCTTCGAATATGCACTTTTTGTGATCCGATTCTTTGGAGTCGTAGCGAGGTTCGGGGCCAAGTACGTTCTAGATGCCGCAGTCAATGGGCAGTATGAATTCCCGAAAGGGATCTACTACGGAGGAAGAAAACCGGAACCGGTGGTTCGTCGTCTGCGTAAGTTCTTTAAGAAGGTCCTTAAGCCGTATGATCAAGTCCTGGTCTTGGATTTCCATACTGGATACGGAGAAAAAAATGGGCTCAGCCTCATGCAAAACGCTCCTCCCGGTTCCAAAGAAGACAAGAATCTGAGAAAGGTATTCGGGGACTTCGGTCTTTTATTGAACGAGGGAGAAGAGGACTTCTATCGTACGTCGGGAGACTTTACCGATTTCTTCGGCAAGATTTTCGGGAAGGACAAGGATCTATTTCCGATCACAGTAGAGCTCGGCACGAACGGGAATATAGATATGTCGGGAGCCTTGAAGAGCAGCTTTCTAATGATCAGCGAGAATCGGATCCGGTTCCAGGGTTCGAGATCGGAATCTTCTACCAATCGGGTCAAAGAAGAATTCAGAGAGATGTTCTATCCGAGCAGAGAAGACTGGAGATTGGCGGCGATGGACCATGTATTCGGGATCCTGCCGGAAACGATCACTCGTTTTTCCAAGATCTGA
- a CDS encoding zinc-dependent alcohol dehydrogenase codes for MQQLQFTKRNRLDWVEVPEPKITGANQALVRPMAVARCDLDLPILRGQTLFRPPFPVGHEFVGEILEVSEDISSSYPKGMRVAVPFQISCGHCAHCESGLTKSCSSVPHTSAYGMGKGAKEYGGALSDLILVPYAKEMLVPFSSKIDPTAIASISDNIVEAWKLAGLALKENKDRSVLVLGGFASSIGLYTAALAKHMGSPEVVYLDSDNKRLDIAESYGVKVEKVTSMPKSFGKFDIVAEANGTGEGWECGLRSVGIEGIFSSASIFWTNSVPIPYLELYNNGATLKIGRVRSREWIPEILREVEAGYDPSKVTTRKAAWSNAAEAFLEEETKLIIVR; via the coding sequence ATGCAACAGTTACAGTTCACAAAGAGAAATCGATTGGACTGGGTGGAAGTTCCCGAACCTAAGATCACCGGGGCAAACCAGGCCTTGGTCCGTCCCATGGCTGTGGCTAGGTGTGATCTGGATCTTCCTATCCTGAGAGGACAGACGTTGTTTCGACCTCCTTTTCCTGTAGGACATGAATTCGTGGGAGAGATCCTAGAAGTAAGCGAGGATATTTCTTCTTCTTATCCGAAGGGAATGAGGGTTGCGGTCCCATTCCAGATCTCTTGCGGTCATTGTGCACATTGCGAATCCGGTCTTACTAAGAGTTGCAGTTCCGTTCCTCATACGAGTGCTTATGGTATGGGAAAGGGCGCTAAGGAATATGGCGGAGCGTTATCCGATCTTATCTTGGTTCCTTATGCAAAGGAGATGTTGGTTCCCTTCTCCTCCAAGATCGACCCGACTGCAATCGCAAGTATCAGCGATAATATTGTAGAGGCTTGGAAGCTCGCAGGACTTGCCTTAAAAGAGAATAAGGACAGATCGGTTCTGGTCCTAGGCGGATTTGCATCCAGTATCGGTCTATATACCGCTGCGCTCGCAAAGCATATGGGCTCTCCCGAGGTTGTGTATCTGGATTCCGACAATAAGCGTTTGGATATAGCGGAATCGTATGGGGTCAAGGTGGAGAAGGTGACGAGCATGCCGAAGAGCTTCGGTAAATTCGATATCGTAGCGGAAGCGAACGGGACCGGGGAAGGTTGGGAGTGCGGGCTTAGATCCGTCGGAATAGAGGGAATATTCTCCTCGGCATCCATCTTCTGGACGAATAGCGTTCCCATTCCTTATTTAGAATTATATAATAATGGAGCAACACTCAAGATCGGAAGAGTGAGGTCCAGAGAATGGATCCCGGAAATACTGAGAGAAGTGGAAGCAGGATACGATCCTTCCAAGGTCACGACCCGCAAGGCAGCCTGGTCCAATGCTGCGGAAGCATTCTTGGAAGAAGAGACCAAATTGATCATAGTTAGATAA
- a CDS encoding TetR/AcrR family transcriptional regulator, producing the protein MQTAVEQELTVEKDEVRQRIFEKSFELFLRYGFAKTRMEEIARTLRISRKTLYKHFANKYELLKAVMTDKHLRIHGKIRTIHEDPTRSIKEKIQAMRTCLSSEIPHGMNEFLREIRDQAPDLWKHFHAMKEANVNRTMRAMIEAGIKNGDIRPDVNPDIVLLIHSASSEAMFDPNFLAQTPYSIRDLVQELDNIIFYGIVKREDV; encoded by the coding sequence GTGCAAACCGCTGTGGAACAAGAGTTAACTGTAGAGAAAGATGAGGTCCGCCAAAGGATCTTCGAAAAATCGTTTGAGCTATTTCTGCGATACGGTTTTGCGAAGACTCGTATGGAAGAGATCGCTAGAACTCTTCGGATCAGCCGCAAGACGTTATACAAACATTTTGCGAACAAATACGAATTGTTGAAAGCGGTCATGACGGACAAGCATCTTCGAATTCACGGCAAGATCCGCACCATTCACGAAGATCCTACCCGCAGCATCAAAGAAAAGATCCAGGCCATGAGAACCTGTCTCTCGTCCGAGATCCCTCACGGAATGAATGAGTTCCTGAGAGAGATCAGAGACCAGGCCCCTGATCTTTGGAAGCATTTTCATGCGATGAAAGAAGCAAATGTCAATCGCACTATGAGAGCGATGATAGAGGCTGGAATTAAGAACGGGGATATTCGTCCCGATGTGAATCCGGATATCGTACTTTTGATCCATTCCGCTTCTTCCGAAGCAATGTTCGATCCGAATTTCCTGGCTCAAACACCATACTCGATCCGAGATCTGGTGCAAGAGTTGGACAATATCATCTTTTACGGGATCGTAAAACGAGAGGACGTATAA
- a CDS encoding TetR/AcrR family transcriptional regulator, protein MDLGKEKLRLRILNGATSIFLDQGYAKTRMEDLASACKIAKKTLYQFFPNKDEVLKAAALHNQTGIAKRIRRIRLDRTSGFPKRMKKVQEELLDIAKPDHIFLRKELRDQIPEIWRIIRENRVELIDTEIAALLEEGKALGEIREDLHPDLLVMVLNACSEALSGQEGNPTDRREDVRELDNIILYGIIERGRGKD, encoded by the coding sequence ATGGATTTGGGAAAGGAAAAACTCAGGCTCCGTATCTTAAACGGAGCCACGAGTATCTTTCTAGACCAAGGTTATGCGAAGACTCGTATGGAGGATCTGGCCAGCGCTTGTAAGATTGCGAAGAAGACTCTGTATCAATTCTTCCCGAATAAGGATGAGGTTTTGAAAGCAGCAGCTTTACACAATCAGACTGGGATCGCAAAGCGGATCAGGAGGATCCGATTGGATCGTACTAGCGGCTTTCCAAAAAGAATGAAGAAAGTTCAGGAAGAGTTGTTGGATATAGCAAAGCCGGATCATATCTTTCTTAGGAAAGAATTGCGGGATCAGATCCCAGAAATATGGAGAATTATCCGAGAAAATAGGGTCGAATTAATAGATACTGAGATTGCCGCCTTGCTCGAAGAGGGTAAGGCTTTAGGCGAGATTAGAGAGGATTTACATCCTGATCTATTGGTTATGGTGTTAAACGCTTGTTCAGAAGCGTTGTCTGGACAGGAAGGAAACCCGACCGATCGTCGGGAAGATGTCCGAGAACTGGACAATATCATCCTATATGGCATAATAGAGAGAGGAAGAGGAAAAGATTAA
- a CDS encoding TetR/AcrR family transcriptional regulator, with product MKKTRTTEAKPEGPYERIAETAVRLMYAQGYAGTSINQVIDESSSHKASFYRYFQTKEDLGKEYIKRQGQDFREVWERLMEKSKDPEDFIGRWMALLKKQVKMQKYFGCPLARFMGSLDRPDPEWAKLSSDVLGSWIACLENYFERNKERSLLPSSFPSRRKAELFLKLFQGNSQFYVMTHDPSYFQELEDEMMRELKSAQ from the coding sequence ATGAAAAAAACGAGAACGACAGAAGCCAAACCGGAAGGTCCATATGAAAGGATCGCCGAGACGGCTGTGAGGCTCATGTATGCGCAAGGATATGCGGGGACTTCTATCAACCAGGTGATTGACGAGTCTTCTTCTCATAAGGCCAGCTTCTATCGTTACTTCCAAACCAAGGAAGATCTAGGCAAAGAATATATCAAGAGGCAGGGTCAGGACTTTAGGGAGGTCTGGGAGAGACTCATGGAAAAGTCCAAGGATCCGGAAGATTTCATCGGTCGCTGGATGGCACTTCTCAAGAAGCAAGTAAAGATGCAGAAATATTTCGGCTGCCCCTTGGCCAGATTCATGGGAAGCCTAGACCGCCCCGATCCGGAATGGGCCAAACTAAGTTCTGACGTGCTCGGGTCTTGGATCGCGTGCTTGGAGAATTATTTCGAAAGGAATAAAGAGAGATCCCTTCTTCCTTCTTCCTTTCCTTCTAGAAGAAAGGCGGAACTATTCCTAAAACTATTCCAAGGCAATTCCCAATTCTATGTGATGACCCATGATCCGTCCTATTTCCAAGAATTGGAAGATGAGATGATGAGAGAGTTAAAGTCTGCTCAATAA